Sequence from the Sphingobacteriaceae bacterium GW460-11-11-14-LB5 genome:
TTATAACGACCTGGCAAGGTGTTTACCGTTTTACCTTGTTCTGCTAATGCAGCTGCAGATAAAGAGTAGCCCACTGCACCATATTGCGAATCGAACATAAAATTCAATGAGAATTGTTTGTATTTAAATGTATTGGCAATACTGGCCTTCCATCTTGGATTGGTATTACCAATATATTGCATATCAGTAGTAATAATCGGGTTGCCATTAGCATCATAAACAATTTGCCCATCAGGAGATTTCTCATAACCCCTGCCATATAAATCGCCCATGCTTCCCCCTGGAAGTGCAATAATAGCACCCCTGCTGCCAGGTCCATTTTGGAGGATGTATTGGTCTAAACCAGGTGTTAATTCAACAACAGTATTTTTATTTGCTGCAAATGTTCCGGTAATGTTCCAGCTAAAGCCACCACGGGTTTTTATTGGTGTTCCGTCTAATGCAATCTCAATACCGCTGTTTGTAACCAAACCTGCGTTTACAATTACACTTCTTACACCAGAGGAGGCATCTACAGTTGAAGACAGAATCTGGTTCTTGGTATTTCCTTTATATGCAGCGATATCGATACCTAATCTATTGTTGAACATTTTAATTTCCAATCCCCCTTCGTAACTGGTGGTAAATAATGATTTTAAATCGGTATTGGGCAATGTTGTTGGATTAGCCAGACCACCGGAGTAATTTGGTACCGGGTTATAAGTGTAAGATGTTTTATATGGTGTGGTTTCTCCACTACCCACCCCAGCTAGCGACCCTCTTATTTTCACATATGAAAATGCTTTTGGAAGTTTTAATACTTCTGATGCTATAAAACTTAAATTAACCGATGGATAAAAGAAAGACACATTATTTGTCGCTGTTGGTGTGGCTAAAACACTGTTCCAATCGTTACGGCCAGTAACATCTAAATACAAGAAGTTCTTGTAGCTTGCCGTCAGTAATCCGTAAAAACTGTTAATATTGTATTGACTTCTAAATGGAAATGGTACAATTACACCTGCTGCATTTGCCAGCGAATAAACACCTGGATAGAGCAAAGAGTCGGCTCTGTTTTCATCTTTATTGTAATTGTTTTTTAGCATGCTTCCGCCTACTGAAGCAGAAATATCAAAATCTTTCCCTAACTTTTTCTGGTATCTTAACAAGAAATCACTATTTATTTCTTGAGAAATGATGCTCTGGGTTCGGTACATTCCTTTTTTGTACTTCTCGGTATCGAAAGGTCTTTGTTGCGTCCGTTGTTCCTGAGATAAATCTAAAGATGTTCTTACGGTTAAGCTTAAATTTTTTGTGAAGTTATATGTAGCCGAAATATTTCCGGTTAAACCATTTCTTCTCGAGCCGTTTAACATCTCATTTGCAATCAAATATGGATTATCAGGAAAACTGCTAAAGGGATAACTTTGTGAAATATTTTCCTTGCCGGGTAGCCAATAATCTTTTAACCAATCAATCGTTGCATTCGGCTCCCAGAATAAATACCAATACATAATAGACTGGTTATTGTATCCGGTAGACGGTAGGTTATCGCTCGTTTTATTATTGTAATTAACTTTAGCTGCAATTTGAAGCTTATCTGTTACTTTCTGATTAACAGATAGAGCAATCGAAGTCCTTTCGTAACCCGTATTAGGAATAATCCAGCTGTTGTTCACATTAGTTGCAGAAAACCGCGCAGTGGTTTTATCATTACCTCCAGAAAGCGTAACACTATTGGTGTAAGTCCTTCCAGTTTCGAAAAAGTTCCTCGAGTCGTTTACATAAGGTACCCATGGCGTTCTTGTAGTTGCCTGCGTGTGGGTTATTGGGTCATATTGAAAATAAGACTGACCATTGAATTTTGGCCCCCAGGCAGAACTTGTACTTCGTGTACTCGCACCATCTGCAGATGCGTTGTAAGAATAATAGTTGTCACCATCAACTCCCTGTCCGTATTCGTACTGCAAATCAGGCCACCTGTTAATGGTCTCCATCACTGTGTTAGAGTTAATGGTTATACCAATTCCTTTCTGTGT
This genomic interval carries:
- a CDS encoding SusC/RagA family TonB-linked outer membrane protein → MMQLICINESFAQTPVQNIVIKGTVLDNQDGQILIGTTITDSNKKFLGVSNDKGDYTITIAKGTTVLYNMIGYTSLSRTFNNNENNVIIRLSSSTSQLNEVIVTALGIKREERALGYSTTTVKGEALTSALSNNWTDALSGKVPGLNLVRSNGGPGGSNKIILRGENNLGGGNDALIVVDGVVINQGSGRTTGYGGSGYLADETPVDYGSGLGDINPEDIEDVTVLQGPGAAALYGQRGANGAIVITTKSGKNTQKGIGITINSNTVMETINRWPDLQYEYGQGVDGDNYYSYNASADGASTRSTSSAWGPKFNGQSYFQYDPITHTQATTRTPWVPYVNDSRNFFETGRTYTNSVTLSGGNDKTTARFSATNVNNSWIIPNTGYERTSIALSVNQKVTDKLQIAAKVNYNNKTSDNLPSTGYNNQSIMYWYLFWEPNATIDWLKDYWLPGKENISQSYPFSSFPDNPYLIANEMLNGSRRNGLTGNISATYNFTKNLSLTVRTSLDLSQEQRTQQRPFDTEKYKKGMYRTQSIISQEINSDFLLRYQKKLGKDFDISASVGGSMLKNNYNKDENRADSLLYPGVYSLANAAGVIVPFPFRSQYNINSFYGLLTASYKNFLYLDVTGRNDWNSVLATPTATNNVSFFYPSVNLSFIASEVLKLPKAFSYVKIRGSLAGVGSGETTPYKTSYTYNPVPNYSGGLANPTTLPNTDLKSLFTTSYEGGLEIKMFNNRLGIDIAAYKGNTKNQILSSTVDASSGVRSVIVNAGLVTNSGIEIALDGTPIKTRGGFSWNITGTFAANKNTVVELTPGLDQYILQNGPGSRGAIIALPGGSMGDLYGRGYEKSPDGQIVYDANGNPIITTDMQYIGNTNPRWKASIANTFKYKQFSLNFMFDSQYGAVGYSLSAAALAEQGKTVNTLPGRYNGIIGNGVQRNPDGSFRPNDVISKDATTYYTAHYGRDNVEGTTYSTDYLKLREARLDYTFKPKFLSRIGLTRAAVGVYGRDLWVLTKWPLFDPEFGTLGNGDINKGFEYGQFPSTRSFGFNLVIGI